ACCATTTTGTAAATTacttttgatatgtttttttttaattagaaaggcatttttatgtaaaataatagatttaataaaattttgggccaattaatagttttttgtaaaaatataaactcgTTCTTCGTAAAAACgtttaacaaaaacagatgGTCGCTTGGGTCACCGTCCATCTGCCCACCTTATTTGGGCCAGACTTGTATATAAGGAGAGAGTGAGCGGTCATTGCTTATACAAGAAATTATTGTATTGTACGAGTAGAGACTAAGAAACTGTTGGGTACAAACCAAAGGTCTCACATCGGAAAtttagaaaaagagtttttaatatataagctAAGTCCAATTCCAACTAGTATGAGGCCTTTTGGGAAGGAAGCCAATAACAAATCCTTGCGGGCTTGAGCATATAAGCCCAAAGAAGACAATATCATACTAAATAAGAGTTGGAATGAGCTTAGAGAGCCCATTAAAAACTACTTCTATATTGCTagttaaataaaagaaaacatcatcTAGTAATTATGTATGCATCGtctatttttgtatgttttattgTATTATGCAACATCTATATGTGTATCCTCGAACTAGGAATAAACTGAATCCTCAAAAATGGTTTATCGGGCCTAGGTACAATTAGGGGAGACCCCCTATTTCTAAGCGAAAGGCCTATCAtcatgagaagaagagatcaagcTCGGCCTACTAGAAGGATTACTTTGAATATACGAAAAAATTGTAGAATATATCCGGGAGATAAAAAAGGAAGATCTTGAAGTAAAGATATGGAAAGAGGATACATTCCACGACCTAGAAGGACGAGATCCACAATGGAACACTCGGGAACCTTAGGAAAGTACTTACAAggaagaactttttttttttttttgtcaaacacaAGGAAAAACCCTAACTTGAGTTTAACGGAAGAATAATATCTTTGTATTTGCGTGCTTGTGTTCTTggaatcaaaaaagaaaaatattttgcatccgtgttgtttcattttttattccTCTGGTTATCTAAGATGTTAAATTTAATCCGTACAATTTGGCGTCGTCTGTGTGGAACGCTACACAAAAGTTCCCTCAGAATCTACCACTAAGCTAAGACTAAGGCCAATCAAATAcgagagaaagatgaaaagacAACTGTCGATCGACAATGGTAACGCTGCCAACCTTCCCAGATTAATAATTCTTAATGTGGaactagaaaaaaatacaacacctaaacaaaataaactaaaaccGGCGGACAAAATGaaagtttcataaaatttGTCGTAGAAAGATGAGTTTTTTCTGGAATCTAAACTATATGGAAGGGAAACTAAAGACGGTATaaatacaaagcaaaagttATCAAACCAAGATCAAAGGAGGCTGAAACCtttaactaagaaaaaagcaaacatGTTTAAACCCTAAGAAAAACCATAGAccaaaaaagcaaataaacttcttcttctattgcACATGTGATGAGATTTACCAAGAATGTCCACTACCAACCCAAAAATAACATCAATCACCTCCTTTCGCAATAAGAGTCGATTTCTCTAAACAAGAATAAATAACTTCATAACCCAGCAAGCAAAACCACTAAAAAAACGTCAAACACACATATGACATACTCATTCGtgtacattttttcttttcttatgaaGATATGTCAAACAGAAATTATTTTACAGCAATGAAGATATGTCATTTCAGGTAACTGATATGGTAATACGGAAAAATATCCTAGTAATATTTGGTCAGCAAAATTGGTTTTGCCATAACCGGAAAGATTCCAAAACAATCGTCACTTTAAAATCAAACCAACCGAACATCGAAAAGATTCGTctgttgttgtcttcttcttcttcaacttgttctttgtttctctttcgcCTCTTGAGTTCCTCACTTCTTGGTTCTACCTTCATTCATGTCTCTATCCAAATCTATCTGGTAACTCAAAATCATCACTTCTTCTACTCAACAATTTCACAATCCCATCCCCAATTTTACAATCCCTAGATCTCCCTCCCTCTTCAATTCGCTGTAGTTTTCATGGACCTTGTTCGATTGAGAGACATAGGTTCAATTTCACCtcagagaagaaggaaatggcTGATTCTATTAGCGGTTTTCGGTGTTTCGGGTTACGGAGTTTACAGGGTTTACAATTCTCAATACATCGCTAAGAAGACGAAGCGTCTTATGAAACTCTTCTCAGGCATTGTTTCATTCGCCGAAATGGTCATCGATTCCGCGGAGACGATAAGTATCGTTTCTCGAGATTTGAAAGAGTTTCTCGAATCAAATTCCCACGAAATCCCTAATAGCTTGAAACAGCTATCGAAAATCACCAAATCAAAAGAGTTCACTGATTCTCTAGCTAGGGTTTCTGAAGCTGTAGCGATTGGTGTTTTCCGTGGGTATAATTCCGATCCAAACGTCGAAAAAGAATCGAATTTGAGTGTAGTTGATAGAGTTTTCTCAGAGGAAGGAGctggttttgtttctgttgttgttggtagTTTTGCTAAGAATCTTGTTCTTGGATTTTACTCTGGTGAGATTGAGATTGGTAGTGATGATTCTTTAAAACCTAGATGGATGAATTTGCTTAGTGATGATAAGTGTAGAGAGCTTTTAGCAGATTGTATTGAGAGATTCACTAGCTCAGCTGTATCGGTGTATATCGATAAAACGGTTGGTGTTAATACTTATGATCAGATATTCGCTGGTTTGACGAATCCGAAACATCGAGATAGTGCTCGAGATGTTCTTGTTTCGGTTTGTAATGGAGCTCTTGAGACGTTCATGAGAACTTCTCATGATGTCTTCACATCTTCAGGAGAGAAAACCGATTCCTCCTTGAGGAAGTCGGAGAATCGAGAAAACGGATGGGCAGAGGCGCTTTCGACTACTTTAGCAGTGCCGAGTAATAGGAAGTTCATGTTTGATGTTACGGGAAGAGTGACGCTAGAGACGATGAGATCAATTCTTGAGTTTGTAATCTTGAAAACGTCACAAAGTTTTAAGAGGAGTTTGGATGTGATTCATGAAGAAGTTACAGAGAGAGGACGTCAAGTAGTTGGATACGTTGGTGCCAAATCTTCAGTGATAATCACTGTTTGTCTTGCGGTTTACTTTCACATCTTTAACCGCTTTGTTCGAGGCCCTCCGGTTTGTTTAAGCCAGCAATTCTAGTTAATCGGATCGATCTATTAGCTTGTTAGAGTTGTTAGGGACATTAGATCTTCAGCCTTCCATATTCTTATTGGTAAGTTGGAGCTGAATAGCGTAGTAGAGTCTTAGCAGTGTTATGTACCCACATAttcattattgtttatttatagagGATTCTTGAGATAATCTCTGCATCTATGCTACCATTTCCAGTCAAACCATATAATGTATTCGAATGGATGTTGCCGGCGGAGCGGACTAGGCAACTCTATTTCTTGGGGCGGATTTATCCGCATCAAATTTATCTTTATGTAAGAGCCGTATgtagtaaaatatttttaattttttcggGCATATTAAGACGGACTATAATTCATGaatggtaaataaaaaataatctactCCACAAACGGATTTATCCGCTAACAAccatgaaagagaaaaaagatttaattgTCACTGTAGCAAATCGGCAGTTATTGAGGTTTCCCCGCTCCGATTGACGCAACACGCCAAGATTTTGCCAACGCTAAAGCAAATCAGATCGAAGATTTGTGCTCTCTTCTATCTCTCACTCGCATCGAATTcagcaaaaattaaaattgaagaacGAGtcaaagatagagagagaaaaaccCTATTCGATCACGAGATCGTAATCAACGTTTTTAGCAGAATCATCGGAGGGTAGAAAAAATGCTCAACGATGGCGAAGTAACTCCTTCTAGGTAAACAAGTCagattcttttgttgttcTATGTTTGATCTCGTGCTTAGTTCCAGTCACTGCTCAAATTGAAATGAGATAGTTTTCTATTTGATGAATTTTGTTATTCCACCATGAAATTGCTTAATTCGAATACTAAGATTTCGTAGTAATTCAGCATTTATTTGATTCGATCTTGcttaaattgattttgttgtctGCTTCATGTTTTTTCAGACATGAGATTCTGAGTATGGTGAAGAAGCACTCAAAGTCATTAGGAAAGACGTCTCTTGATGAGCAAGATGCGTCTGATGTAGAAATGGACTCTAATTTCTGGCATGGTGTGTTTGATGTGTACTTTGTTCGTTGCATGGAGTCGAGGAGGCGACAAGACGATgatcttctgttttttgtcAGGAAATTGGTATGTAAAGCTTGGACCTTTTTCTCTCAGTCGAAAACTTAGAACTTTGTTATCATCCTTCTTGTTAATGTTGTTGAGtgttttgttgcttttgcCAGAGCTGTAAGTCATATGGTTTGACTGAAAATGAGGATGCACCAGCTCCTTACTTTGTACGCAGGTGGGCACCTAAGGTAAAAAACTGTACGAAATAATACAGATACCTAGTTAGATCTCACTACATGAGGTTTGGTTTTGACATGTAACATTTCAACTGCGATGtaaaaattgtatattaaCAAGGTCTTAGATTGCAACTCCCCTGAAGGTGAtggaaatattaattttacttcttttcGGGTGAGGGATTAAAGTAAGCTAGAGTACTACGTGCTTATTGTAAAGGATTGTCTTTTCTGGCCTACATGCTAAAGCTTTTCACGATCCATCATATCTTATTTAGACCATGGGACAGAGACACTTCGAGTAACCATTTATTTGTTGTGTTGCACCTTGTATGTATTGTCTACAAACATATGATAATGCATTTCTTTCTTACTTGTAAAGCAGTTAGATGAGCTGCTTGGTGAAAGTCTGGCTGAAGTTGATTGGAggaaatcattttatttgaacATGATTGCCCACACATCGTTCACTGTTACTGTTGCGATTTGCAGGTAACCGTTTCAGTCAGATTGTGATTAGCGGCATCCTGTACTAATTTCATGTTGTCTAATTTACAGCAGTTGTCAATTCTTGTTCTGTTATTGCTAATATTACTATCCTTCTTTCCTGTTTGGGGTTCAAACTCATCTTATTGCATCAATCATTACTTCAGTCTAGCTATTTATTAGGTTGGAATCTCAGATACCATCTTCTTAGTTTCAGTGATTAGGCCTTGAGTCATTTTTATGACATGTTCTCTGGTCTATATACTACTTATCATATGACTTTTTGTCTTTCCATTTGACTGCATCATGGTAACTTTGTTTGAACTACTTGTGTTTTTAGTAATGAGGCCCTTAAGACGTACCAAGGAAGTAAAGACACAAAACTATCTCCTATATACAAGGTTAGAGATCCTAAGAGTTTTGGATAATATTACTCTTGACTTTTCAACTCTTCTATAATCTTTTCatatgaaaaagaaactgaagcCAAAGAGTAGTTATATACTCTGCTGTTCAAAATATATCAGTGCAGCTTTGTTCTAATCATCAACCTATTAAGAAAAGAGTAAGGAAACGGAATATGaattcagttttgttttcataagGAGAGGACTTTTCACATGAGTCTTGGACCAAGCATATGGatatttctttggtttcattttctgtaaGTCAATAGTAATCATGTTCTCTAATCTGACATTCATATTGTGCAGGTTGTAAAAACTGTATATGCATCACCTAGTCGTGTTAATTTTCATCTGGACTCAAAGAAGGCAAGTATAGTCGCTTTTCTCATACCAATGTTTGTCCTTTTGGAATTTGTGTTTGATGTTTCCATTGTTGTTTACCTAGGAAGTGGAAACAACACCTGCCTACCCAGAAATTTGTTTTGCCGTAGATGATTTTGACTCAACCTTTGATGCTGTGGtaacaaattttcttctccCTTTTTGTTGTATTGTCCTTCCAACTGTTATATTATGTAGTCATTTCGTTCAAAGAAACTCTAAACATGAATGTCAAAGGAATTATGACATTTTGTTCATAATGAAATCGGCTCTGGAAGAATAGTTTTTAGTTGAGGAAATATGCATGAACTCCCCTTTGTCACTAGGGTGAAGTTACGTGCATTCTTAGTTTCTCCTTAACTGGATAGTAAAATCTTTTGTAGGATACGTTTGTTGGCTTTTGGTACAGGACTGGAGGATCCagataatattatttcaaCTACCTCTTGCGGTGCTTTAACATCCTCTCCTTATTTGAGTTTAGTACCTGctatttattatcttcttcagaGGATTGGcctgtcttcttctttagttttgcTTAGGCGTAGAGGAGTTTGGCTTTATGATTCCTATAAATAACTTAAGTCGTATGGTTAGGTTTCATGCATGGAAGTTGTTATACTGACCATAGTTTTTTTCCAACCTTGTTCATTGGCTTTGTCATTGATGTTTTCAGGTTCTGACAGATAAAGATCATTGCTATTGCGTACTACTTAATTCTCACGATGGGGCAGCCTTTCCAAGTGCAACTGTTAAAGATTCGAGTGATTCTAATACGAATGCTGACCCTAGAACTGTGAAAGATCCTAAGGTCTAGTTTTTTCCCACCTATGCTTCACTATTTTCAGCAGTTGCTGCCAATCATCTATCAATTATTCATTTGCCACCTGCTATGAGTTTCAAATAGATTCCTTAATTTGTGGTTAATGCTTGAAAATATCTTGTAACCATGTCATACAGAGGAATATGTCGGTAGTTTCACTGATGCTTGCAACGGTCGATCTTAAACAAATTAACTAAAGTattgtttgtgatttttgtaaagatgatttaacTTCAAGCTCAATGGTTTTCAAAAGGCCTATGGACACATTACATGGTCGTGACTTTCTaatgagaaagaaattgaCATGCTGGTGCTTTTGGTTGCAGGTTACTCTGTTTTCTGGGTTTGTCAGCTATCAGATGGTTCGAGAAGCCTATGAAGGTCACTTTACAgtttcttttctatttcttaTTCAGTTTTAGAACCTAGTTCAATTCTCCAGCAACTTTTGTAGTTATGGTTTACTTGCCTTAGTCTTCTAGTACTTAGCACTATCATTGTCGATCTCGGTCTTTCATATTTCTCCCAAAATATTTGATGGAAAGTATATATTAAGGGTCCATGATAGTACGGAACTTGGTCTCGAGCTTGACTCCACTATAGCACACAGAATTCATTAGTGGTTATTCATGTCAGGGAAACATGCAGTCTTAATATTCATGCCTTTACTCATTTACTCAAAAAGTAAAGTCGAAATTTTTGGAAGTAGTATGGTTCGTTTAGAGATCAAGGAGGTGTGAATATGAAACGGTACCCAACCTGACAACCTCAAGATGGCTGGACTACAAAATTAACTTTTGTAGACATGGAATTTTGAGATATTAAGAGCTAAAAGACCTAAAGGAACCTATTGCTTGTTTCCTTGTCTATATAGGCTGAGATCGCTTTCGTTGATTTGGgctaattaatattttcacgctttatgttttttcatCTAATAACTTTTATTACAGGGGGGAGGAATCGGTTTGGAAGTCTCCTATCTCTCGGTCATATTACAGGAAAAGCAGACAGACTTTATATGAGAGGCCCAGGAGGACGTGGAGAAGTTGAAGTAGCTGTTTCTGGCGTTGTAGGtacttttcatttcttatgcTTGAATGGCTCTTTATTTTCCTGTTAGTGTTTTGTTTCCCTATTTTCTCGAGTGTTACAGTGCAGTTAGTAATATTCCatggaagataaaaaaaaaaaagtaaaaacatagAGAATGCCCTAGCCAACAATTGTCTTAGGTCGGATTGTCTTAATAGCAGCAATATTTAAGAAGTACAATCGCCAAAATTTAAGAGTAGGAGACTTGTTGAAATGTATATTGAAGACGTAGTATGGTTTAAAGGATGATTGTATAGAATTGCTTTTCTCAGATCAGAGCCAAGTAGTTTTAGGGCCTGTTTCACCTATGTCTTCAAAGAAGAGCATCGATCTCGGATCCATTTTCCGTAAAGCAGCCTCTGTTGCATCTGTCGCAGCTAAACATGCAATAGCAGCTGCTACTGCCTCTTATGATGAAGACGAGATGTTCCCTCTTAAATGCTGCTTAATGTCCATTTCATTACCATGGGACACTATTGCTCATGATCTTTTATTCAAGGTAACAAATGATTTCTCTTTAGCCACACCGGTCGTCAACAATAGACACTAATAGATCTTTTCGATATTGCTGATCGATTCCACTAATCGTCTTTATTTAGGCAACTCCACCAGTCAACATGGAGTAGCACACTCTGGAATGAAGCGTAGGAAACAgaagtttgtgtgttttgtctaaatgttttttttttttgtactttgaTTGAATATTCCTTTTGTGATGTTACTCGACTATGTGGTTTACCACAACCACTGTTATTACCTCAAGGAATAAATGAAAGTAAAGTTGTGAATTTGCAATCATCAAGTCTATATGTTTTGGCTACTCTTCTTGTTTAGTATAATGTGGACTCGCTCAGCCTATACTTTGACAAACAGAATGAATTTCGGTTAGTTAATCAAGGTCCggttatttatataaaacttAAGTTCGGTTCGGATCGATAAATCTTTGATTCagtttggttcggtttttAGGTCGATCCCTATGAGATACAGATGTCTTGCATAGAAAGTATAGAAGATATGGTATTTAAACATGTGAAATAAAACAGCTTTTTGCCATCTTTTGTTGGACTTTACTTGAGAATGTGGAATgctaaagaataaaaagaaattagggTAGACAAATAAGGAGGAAGCACATGAATCCAACTCTTGGTGGTAGACATTTCTTATTAGATGACAAAACTCTGTTTTAGGTTAAACTAAGGTGTATAGCTTTCTAAGAAAAGGAATTGTGTTAAAATATAGATCGGTTGTTAGACATTTCCTAATTAGATGACAAAACTCTGTATCTGAGGTTAAACTAATGCTTctattttaataacaaaaaggAATTATGTTAATATATAGAGAGTCGGTTATAGAAGTTGTGAAAATGTGAATGCATGTTTTAGTCCACTTACAAAAAGCCACAAAAAGTCACAAACAGTGGACTTTGGATTTTCTTGAAACGTGATTACAAAGGTCAAAATATAAGAATAGTATGTTCTTTAACATCTTTTGCCCTGGAAATAATTgtaggcaaaaaaaaaatgacccattatctaaatttttaatttaacaaaaaaataaagtaaaatagGCAAGATTGGTTTTATACCCCAATGGAGAAATATTTCAATATGTCACagtattataaattttaacggataaattttctttcaaaacatgtaaagatTTACGAAAATACGTACGAATATATTTACCctacttaattaaaaaaaaaatgattcaaaattataatgaTACTATAAAGAGAATGCAGCTGTAGTTTCACTTGTATTGTTTACTTTATCTTactaaaaagataagaaaatccaaacacataataaataaactaagACGTAATATGCTTTTTGTTAGATTCTTCGCCATTAAGCTAagctctcatcttcttcctcttgtgTCAAGACCTACACACCATTTTCTCCCCTAAGTCTTAACTTAATAAGTTGTgtagaaacttaaaaaaaatcttttatgtaTAGAGTTTTatctgatattttttttgtcaattacaTGTACTTAATATGCGAGCTTGAATCTGGAATCGTTTCTAGCAGTAGAAGGATAAAGTGCGTGCCCTCTTTTTATCAcattgaaaaaaaagtatatgaaaATGATGCATTTTATTGGTTTGAACTCTGAACCTACTGAGTATCTATACCAAGAAATCTTACACAAAATTGGTCtaataactaatatatattttgaggccccaaatcaaaattttatgtgcTTGTGCCAAGGAAGGATCGGTCATGATAGATTGATAGTAACACAACGACAATACTAACAGAAACCAATAGGCTATAAATCctattcattttattttttttacaatatagttatattttacaaGTTTTTCAGATATTATTGACCCTCTAGTATTTTACcaattatatagtttaaatGGTGACAACCTTAAACACCCAGTCCtttatattaatcaaaaaaacaaaaaaaaacaaaaaaaacaataatcttACAATGACAATGTGAAATTAATACACTATCTCTGTAGTTAAAAAGTAGTGCTACGAAAGtgataaaagttaaaaagcaGTATCCAAACAAAAGGTataaaaggataaaaaaacaaaagttaaaataataCAGTAATAATGTTATCTAGAGCACTAATCGACAAACATTCCAATTAATCTCTTAGATTGACTCTGATTATGACATTAATACTTAGCACTTTTTTAGTGGACAATATAACCCCAATGTGAGTCCCACATGTTATTCCTCATTCCTCTCTATAAATAGCCACTCTTGGTTCATTTTGAATCCTCCCCTTCCTCTCTAGCTTTCATTCTCTAGCTTTAACACAAATTATACCAATATCTTTTGCCACTTACATCAATGTTTTATACTAATATGGAGACGGTTCATAACTGCTTCAATGATGCTACGATAACCGGTGATGAAATCATTGATATATTGGCGTTTCTTCAATCAGACGAGTCGGACAATCCAAGCGGTATAAACGAGGTAGTACCGGTGGATGATAAGAAGAGAAGACGGACGATATCAAACCGGGAATCGGCCAAGAGATCGaggatgaaaaagaagaaacgtTTTGAAGAGTTAACTGAAGAGGTGAACCGGTTAAACATAAGAAATCAGGAGCTGAAAAACCGGTTAGCTAATGTTGTTAGTTGTGGTAATTTTATATCTAGGGAGAATAACCGGTTGAAAACCGAATCGGTTTGCCTTGAGATAAGGCTTTTAGAGTTGTACCGTTTTTTAGTGGCCATGCAATCGCCAATCTCAACGAGTGTAAATTACATCACAACGCTCGAGATTTaagtttgaaacaaaataaacagaaaaacgATGCCAAGTAACTTTGAGCATTTTTGTAAAGGTCAAACGTTTTATACTATGAATTTCACATTTTggttcaaacttcaaagttatgcatatgtgtatatatgtaaactgTATGGATAATATTTGTGAAACTTGATTCCCTCCACATAAACACAATCATAAATATGTTGTCAAGACCTAAACAAGACGTGCCGAAACAAGACCGGTTCACAGtcaaaatgaatcaaaattttcaaaattttatttttcctccaAAAGCCGAAAGACAAACATCAAGTTCAATAAGCCTAAGCAGAATACTAAAAGTTTGGTGAACGTAACGAAGTAGCCAAACATAACAGTATAACACTAGAAATTTCCCTAAGttaacacttttgtttttacctATAAACATAAACTATTAGGACGAAACTCTAAACTTGCTAGCTCCATGAAAATGTTGTTGTACAattaacttttgaatttttaagaCCTTTAACAGTATCGTCTTTAAGTAagcctatatatatacacagatAATGTAGAATTTTAAGACGTAATTATcttctaaaattaataattgattGAGTTTAACAGTATGATTATTTATTACCTttttaatgaagaaaatgtcCCATCCCAAAATCACAACAACCTTTTGATAGTGTGCACTATATGTTgggtttgaagaaaaatcttgGACCAAATCACACAAAGGAAAACGTGgggtttaatttctttgtgTGGCTAATTAAGtgtatagatatatatatatatatatatatatatataatcatattcatatacatTAAGAGATGCATGCGCATGGTGCATGGAACGAAACGGATATTTTAAAGGGTGAAATTGTTAAATGATATTTGAACTAAACAGCTAAATATAGTATGAAACACAATCGGCATTAGCTAAAATCTcatgttaatttttataattaagttCACAAAATccatgttattttttaaaacacatgcAGTCATTACCATTCTACTTACTTACTAGtccatatttttataaatgactTATCATATGAATACCTAGTCCATATGCATATTGTTTAAGTCTATATTTATGTAAATGTTACTATCACAATTCACAATATTCACTAGCTTTGGTTTAAAACATGGAACAGAAGTAAACCCACAATAGTACTTACTTAGGTaagaagaaataattaaaggagacttcaaattaaataaattgtcTATATACAAGGAAACTTCATcgaaaaaatatcataagatTAATCATTTCCAAGAATTGTACTGGAGCTACCAACGTtaaggaacaaagaaaataaggTAGTGTCACCGTGTctggagaaggaaaaagataGATGTGTTATGTGATGGGATCTTCTCGGTGGATATCATATAAAGCTCTCATCAATATTGAACccaaatctattttttgtCACTTTTATTCGGCCGACATATCTTCGCAGAAGTTCTACATAAATGTTATCTTTTCTGAACCCTAAAC
This sequence is a window from Arabidopsis thaliana chromosome 1 sequence. Protein-coding genes within it:
- the CW7 gene encoding CW7 (CW7; CONTAINS InterPro DOMAIN/s: Protein of unknown function DUF2045 (InterPro:IPR019141); Has 142 Blast hits to 141 proteins in 52 species: Archae - 0; Bacteria - 0; Metazoa - 90; Fungi - 0; Plants - 48; Viruses - 0; Other Eukaryotes - 4 (source: NCBI BLink).); translation: MLNDGEVTPSRHEILSMVKKHSKSLGKTSLDEQDASDVEMDSNFWHGVFDVYFVRCMESRRRQDDDLLFFVRKLSCKSYGLTENEDAPAPYFVRRWAPKLDELLGESLAEVDWRKSFYLNMIAHTSFTVTVAICSNEALKTYQGSKDTKLSPIYKVVKTVYASPSRVNFHLDSKKEVETTPAYPEICFAVDDFDSTFDAVVLTDKDHCYCVLLNSHDGAAFPSATVKDSSDSNTNADPRTVKDPKVTLFSGFVSYQMVREAYEGGRNRFGSLLSLGHITGKADRLYMRGPGGRGEVEVAVSGVVGTFHFLCLNGSLFSC
- the CW7 gene encoding CW7, coding for MLNDGEVTPSRHEILSMVKKHSKSLGKTSLDEQDASDVEMDSNFWHGVFDVYFVRCMESRRRQDDDLLFFVRKLSCKSYGLTENEDAPAPYFVRRWAPKLDELLGESLAEVDWRKSFYLNMIAHTSFTVTVAICSNEALKTYQGSKDTKLSPIYKVVKTVYASPSRVNFHLDSKKEVETTPAYPEICFAVDDFDSTFDAVVLTDKDHCYCVLLNSHDGAAFPSATVKDSSDSNTNADPRTVKDPKVTLFSGFVSYQMVREAYEGGRNRFGSLLSLGHITGKADRLYMRGPGGRGEVEVAVSGVVAKHAIAAATASYDEDEMFPLKCCLMSISLPWDTIAHDLLFKATPPVNME
- the CW7 gene encoding CW7 — its product is MLNDGEVTPSRHEILSMVKKHSKSLGKTSLDEQDASDVEMDSNFWHGVFDVYFVRCMESRRRQDDDLLFFVRKLSCKSYGLTENEDAPAPYFVRRWAPKLDELLGESLAEVDWRKSFYLNMIAHTSFTVTVAICSNEALKTYQGSKDTKLSPIYKVVKTVYASPSRVNFHLDSKKEVETTPAYPEICFAVDDFDSTFDAVVLTDKDHCYCVLLNSHDGAAFPSATVKDSSDSNTNADPRTVKDPKVTLFSGFVSYQMVREAYEGGRNRFGSLLSLGHITGKADRLYMRGPGGRGEVEVAVSGVVDQSQVVLGPVSPMSSKKSIDLGSIFRKAASVASVAAKHAIAAATASYDEDEMFPLKCCLMSISLPWDTIAHDLLFKVTNDFSLATPVVNNRH
- the CW7 gene encoding CW7 (CW7; CONTAINS InterPro DOMAIN/s: Protein of unknown function DUF2045 (InterPro:IPR019141); Has 144 Blast hits to 143 proteins in 51 species: Archae - 0; Bacteria - 0; Metazoa - 90; Fungi - 0; Plants - 50; Viruses - 0; Other Eukaryotes - 4 (source: NCBI BLink).) is translated as MLNDGEVTPSRHEILSMVKKHSKSLGKTSLDEQDASDVEMDSNFWHGVFDVYFVRCMESRRRQDDDLLFFVRKLSCKSYGLTENEDAPAPYFVRRWAPKLDELLGESLAEVDWRKSFYLNMIAHTSFTVTVAICSNEALKTYQGSKDTKLSPIYKVVKTVYASPSRVNFHLDSKKEVETTPAYPEICFAVDDFDSTFDAVVLTDKDHCYCVLLNSHDGAAFPSATVKDSSDSNTNADPRTVKDPKVTLFSGFVSYQMVREAYEGGRNRFGSLLSLGHITGKADRLYMRGPGGRGEVEVAVSGVVDQSQVVLGPVSPMSSKKSIDLGSIFRKAASVASVAAKHAIAAATASYDEDEMFPLKCCLMSISLPWDTIAHDLLFKATPPVNME
- the CW7 gene encoding CW7 (CW7; CONTAINS InterPro DOMAIN/s: Protein of unknown function DUF2045 (InterPro:IPR019141); Has 145 Blast hits to 144 proteins in 52 species: Archae - 0; Bacteria - 0; Metazoa - 91; Fungi - 0; Plants - 50; Viruses - 0; Other Eukaryotes - 4 (source: NCBI BLink).), whose amino-acid sequence is MLNDGEVTPSRHEILSMVKKHSKSLGKTSLDEQDASDVEMDSNFWHGVFDVYFVRCMESRRRQDDDLLFFVRKLSCKSYGLTENEDAPAPYFVRRWAPKLDELLGESLAEVDWRKSFYLNMIAHTSFTVTVAICSNEALKTYQGSKDTKLSPIYKVVKTVYASPSRVNFHLDSKKAMETTPAYPEICFAVDDFDSTFDAVVLTDKDHCYCVLLNSHDGAAFPSATVKDSSDSNTNADPRTVKDPKVTLFSGFVSYQMVREAYEGGRNRFGSLLSLGHITGKADRLYMRGPGGRGEVEVAVSGVVDQSQVVLGPVSPMSSKKSIDLGSIFRKAASVASVAAKHAIAAATASYDEDEMFPLKCCLMSISLPWDTIAHDLLFKATPPVNME